A DNA window from Melanotaenia boesemani isolate fMelBoe1 chromosome 6, fMelBoe1.pri, whole genome shotgun sequence contains the following coding sequences:
- the LOC121641311 gene encoding P2X purinoceptor 7-like isoform X1 — translation MMPVHAALVNSSVMATGRDAVVLPYQFEPESDPEGEISEEGQTLRLQQGVSAWCTCGNCETMPTEAECVCCLEIPQVTRRLQEVDEDLTCMVDHPGFEPVCLNIYSLQNASQIYRADYGRLQLRGIHRYDLLHKIRFRYLAYRSFVSWCWGFLGQRIRVVIPACVVLRIHREFPDAEGHYVGFKLALD, via the exons ATGATGCCCGTTCATGCCGCTCTCGTGAACAGCAGCGTTATGGCAACTGGTAGAGACGCTGTCGTTCTCCCTTACCAGTTTGAGCCAGAGTCGGACCCAGAAGGAGAGATATCTGAGGAGGGTCAAACTCTGCGGCTGCAGCAGGGAGTTTCTGCATG GTGCACCTGTGGAAACTGTGAAACCATGCCAACAgaagctgaatgtgtttgtTGCTTGGAGATCCCACAG GTCACCAGGCGGCTACAGGAGGTTGATGAAGACCTTACATGTATGGTAGACCATCCAGGGTTTGAGCCGGTCTGCCTAAACATATACTCCCTGCAGAATGCCAGCCAAATATACAGAGCTGACTATGGTCGTTTGCAGCTCAGAGGCATACACCGGTATGATTTACTTCACAAAAT TCGTTTCAGGTATTTGGCATATCGCAGCTTTGTGAGCTGGTGCTGGGGCTTCCTGGGACAAAGAATTCGTGTTGTGATTCCAGCTTGTGTGGTACTGCGAATCCACAGGGAATTCCCTGATGCAGAAGGCCACTATGTGGGATTTAAACTGGCCCTCGATTAA
- the LOC121641311 gene encoding P2X purinoceptor 7-like isoform X2: MMPVHAALVNSSVMATGRDAVVLPYQFEPESDPEGEISEEGQTLRLQQGVSAWCTCGNCETMPTEAECVCCLEIPQVTRRLQEVDEDLTCMVDHPGFEPVCLNIYSLQNASQIYRADYGRLQLRGIHRRFRYLAYRSFVSWCWGFLGQRIRVVIPACVVLRIHREFPDAEGHYVGFKLALD, translated from the exons ATGATGCCCGTTCATGCCGCTCTCGTGAACAGCAGCGTTATGGCAACTGGTAGAGACGCTGTCGTTCTCCCTTACCAGTTTGAGCCAGAGTCGGACCCAGAAGGAGAGATATCTGAGGAGGGTCAAACTCTGCGGCTGCAGCAGGGAGTTTCTGCATG GTGCACCTGTGGAAACTGTGAAACCATGCCAACAgaagctgaatgtgtttgtTGCTTGGAGATCCCACAG GTCACCAGGCGGCTACAGGAGGTTGATGAAGACCTTACATGTATGGTAGACCATCCAGGGTTTGAGCCGGTCTGCCTAAACATATACTCCCTGCAGAATGCCAGCCAAATATACAGAGCTGACTATGGTCGTTTGCAGCTCAGAGGCATACACCG TCGTTTCAGGTATTTGGCATATCGCAGCTTTGTGAGCTGGTGCTGGGGCTTCCTGGGACAAAGAATTCGTGTTGTGATTCCAGCTTGTGTGGTACTGCGAATCCACAGGGAATTCCCTGATGCAGAAGGCCACTATGTGGGATTTAAACTGGCCCTCGATTAA